The Streptomyces sp. NBC_01275 genome has a segment encoding these proteins:
- a CDS encoding response regulator transcription factor produces the protein MRPPVARHHPARGAPRRPFRILIIEDEKRLAVSLAKGLIAQGYAVDVVHDGLEGLHRASESPYDLLVLDIMLPGMNGYRVCSALRAAGNDVPILMLTAKDGEYDEAEGLDTGADDYLTKPFSYVVLVARIKALLRRRGQGAGASPVHVLGELKVDTAARRVFLRDDEVALTAKEFAVLEQLVGRAGEVVSKAEILDHVWDFAYDGDPNIVEVYVSALRRKLDAALIRTVRGAGYRLERPQPPERPQTPEAAR, from the coding sequence ATGCGCCCGCCCGTCGCCCGCCACCACCCTGCTCGAGGCGCTCCGCGCCGCCCCTTCAGAATCCTGATCATCGAGGACGAGAAACGACTCGCCGTGTCCCTGGCCAAGGGCCTCATCGCCCAGGGCTACGCCGTGGACGTCGTCCATGACGGCCTGGAGGGACTGCACCGGGCGAGCGAGTCGCCGTACGACCTGCTCGTCCTCGACATCATGCTGCCCGGCATGAACGGCTACCGGGTCTGCTCGGCCCTGCGCGCCGCCGGCAACGACGTGCCGATCCTGATGCTCACCGCCAAGGACGGCGAGTACGACGAGGCGGAGGGCCTGGACACGGGCGCGGACGACTACCTCACCAAGCCGTTCTCCTACGTCGTCCTCGTCGCCCGGATCAAGGCGCTGCTGCGCCGGCGCGGGCAGGGGGCCGGGGCCTCGCCCGTGCACGTCCTCGGGGAGCTGAAGGTGGACACCGCGGCCCGCCGGGTGTTCCTGCGGGACGACGAAGTGGCGCTCACCGCCAAGGAGTTCGCCGTCCTGGAGCAGCTGGTCGGGCGGGCCGGGGAGGTGGTGTCCAAGGCCGAGATCCTCGACCACGTCTGGGACTTCGCCTACGACGGCGACCCCAACATCGTCGAGGTCTACGTCAGCGCCCTGCGCCGCAAGCTGGACGCGGCCCTCATCCGGACGGTCCGCGGCGCCGGGTACCGGCTGGAGCGACCGCAGCCGCCGGAGAGGCCGCAGACGCCGGAGGCGGCGCGATGA